One stretch of Acanthochromis polyacanthus isolate Apoly-LR-REF ecotype Palm Island chromosome 16, KAUST_Apoly_ChrSc, whole genome shotgun sequence DNA includes these proteins:
- the ttll2 gene encoding probable tubulin polyglutamylase TTLL2 produces MVVQSESVMLDNPLKMAARCVLVTNTALSLHKQIMAHNQYVLVSIICCMRRSRCYMAASLVFRLHDRGPEVVREVLLERGWEEYDEDEREEEDWNLYWRGSAFRTSEYHNLLPWQRLNHHPKTVGITRKDCLARNLRRMKATSGSSLYDFSPTAFILPNDYTRFLAEHNKLRLVRGPSTYWICKPVDLSRGRGIFIFEDIKDLVYDCSVIVQRYISNPLLISGYKFDLRIYVCVKSFHPLTVYIHQEGLVRFATEKYNLSSLHNLYAHLTNTSINKFGPFYKTEKGRVGQGCKWTMSKFRHFLYSQDISELLLWQRINNIVTLTLLSIAPSVPSCPNCVELFGFDILIDVKFKPWLLEVNCSPALTLDCQADIAVKKGLISDLIDLMNYTAVDGLRDRAYQKHRYKQPCFNTNHASHISIPPLSQLKNPKFQRKRRDGKTQQTPTLPLLRSLRHSEKMNQRQSRQHAFVANYQRRLPPVDLDSIYAARGRMINTPQTCTDQSPHLILGPDSRTNMSVVNRQTCPTLASNLTDNRSLHVSEITNHDNTETEAEICRETDASSTIPDTQQRGLGLRRSAVSWKLPNIHSGSQRPVRISVEGTAALNGQCMPPLRVGDFIRTFPFNEATLKASQHKLDVTIILQQLHMLTGQLVSGQSDKTKWRREDEVRKNTGIKDDFDSLLWGPKDPPLFSQCFKPI; encoded by the exons ATGGTCGTACAAAGTGAAAGTGTCATGTTGGATAATCCTCTTAAAATGGCAGCAAGGTGCGTTTTAGTCACAAATACTGCCTTGTCCCTACATAAACAAATAATGGCTCATAACCAGTATGTTCTAGTGTCAATAATCTGCTGTATGCGTAGGTCACGATGCTACATGGCTGCATCCCTGGTGTTCAGACTGCATGACAGAGGTCCAGAGGTGGTGAGAGAGGTGCTTCTGGAGCGAGGATGGGAGGAATACGATGAAGATGAGCGCGAGGAGGAAGACTGGAACCTCTACTGGCGCGGCTCTGCATTTCGCACCTCAGAATACCACAACCTACTGCCATGGCAACGTCTAAACCACCATCCCAAAACCGTTGGCATCACACGTAAG GACTGCTTGGCACGCAACCTGAGGAGAATGAAAGCCACATCTGGTTCATCTCTCTATGACTTCAGTCCCACCGCCTTCATCCTTCCCAACGACTACACCCGCTTCCTGGCTGAGCACAACAAACTACGTCTGGTGAGAGGCCCGTCGACCTACTGGATATGTAAACCTGTGGATCTCTCCAGAGGCAGAGGGATCTTCATCTTCGAAGACATTAAGGACTTGGTCTACGACTGCTCTGTAATCGTTCAGAGGTACATCAGCAACCCTTTGCTGATCTCGGGTTACAAGTTTGATCTGAGGATCTATGTGTGCGTCAAGAGCTTTCATCCGCTGACGGTTTACATTCACCAAGAAGGTTTGGTGCGTTTCGCCACCGAGAAATACAACCTGTCATCTCTGCACAACTTGTACGCTCACCTCACTAACACCAGCATCAATAAGTTCGGGCCCTTCTACAAAACTGAAAAGGGGAGAGTGGGGCAGGGATGCAAGTGGACCATGAGTAAGTTCAGACACTTTCTTTACAGCCAAGACATCAGCGAGCTTCTTTTGTGGCAGAGAATCAACAACATCGTCACTCTGACCCTCCTCTCCATCGCTCCGTCTGTTCCGTCCTGTCCAAACTGCGTGGAGCTGTTTGGCTTTGACATCCTCATTGATGTGAAGTTTAAACCCTGGCTGCTGGAGGTCAACTGCAGCCCTGCGCTGACTCTGGACTGCCAGGCTGACATCGCAGTAAAGAAAGGGTTAATCAGTGATTTGATTGACTTGATGAACTACACAGCAGTTGATGGCTTAAGAGATAGAGCTTATCAGAAACACAGGTACAAGCAACCTTGTTTTAACACTAACCATGCCTCTCATATTTCTATACCTCCGCTTTCCCAGTTAAAAAACCCTAAATTTCAGAGGAAAAGGAGAGATGGCAAGACCCAACAAACTCCCACACTCCCTTTGCTAAGATCTCTTCGGCACTCTGAGAAAATGAACCAGAGACAGTCCAGGCAACATGCTTTTGTAGCCAACTACCAAAGACGCCTTCCACCCGTTGACTTGGACAGCATTTACGCAGCCAGGGGAAGGATGATTAACACTCCACAAACCTGCACCGATCAGAGCCCTCACCTGATACTCGGCCCAGATTCAAGGACAAACATGTCAGTGGTAAACAGACAGACGTGTCCAACTCTCGCATCGAACCTGACAGACAACAGGAGTCTTCACGTGTCTGAGATTACAAACCATGACAACACCGAAACAGAAGCTGAGATCTGCAGAGAGACAGATGCTTCCTCTACGATACCCGACACCCAGCAGAGGGGGCTGGGACTCAGACGCTCTGCTGTGTCCTGGAAGCTCCCCAACATTCACAG TGGGAGTCAAAGGCCTGTAAGGATCTCTGTGGAAGGAACCGCAGCACTGAATGGACAATGCATGCCTCCACTCAGAGTTGGAGACTTCATACGGACATTCCCATTTAACGAAGCCACTCTGAAGGCCTCGCAGCATAAACTGGATGTCACAATAATCTTACAGCAGCTTCACATGCTCACTGGTCAGCTGGTTTCAGGCCAATCAGACAAGACAAAGTGGAGGAGAGAGGACGAGGTAAGGAAAAATACGGGGATTAAAGATGACTTTGATTCACTGTTGTGGGGACCAAAAGATCCTCCACTGTTCAGCCAGTGCTTCAAACCCATTTAA
- the LOC110950261 gene encoding hatching enzyme 1.2-like: MLVQEGDILLSEDRNAVKTIWSDATVHFTISKELAHRESEVYAAFKMITDATCIRFQKHTNELNYLKIQDGKGCASYIGCRGGVQSVFFGPACSVGNLCHEIIHALGFYHEHTRTDRDQHVTVNWQSIKPNKKRNFKVKRGDTFNLPYDLNSIMHYGQYFFSVDGSPTVLPKRSGVKMGQRTHLSQLDVQRLNKLYHCGKDLLATACHQMFHLTSFCPTTLTHISSFRRADEIAEKAFGY, from the exons ATGTTGGTCCAAGAGGGAGACATTTTGCTCTCa GAGGACAGGAACGCTGTGAAGACCATATGGTCAGACGCCACTGTCCATTTCACCATCAGTAAAGAACTGG CTCACCGAGAGTCAGAGGTCTACGCTGCCTTCAAGATGATAACAGATGCCACATGTATTCGCTTCCAGAAACACACCAATGAGCTGAACTACCTGAAGATACAAGACGGCAAAGG CTGTGCATCGTATATTGGCTGCCGGGGAGGAGTGCAGTCGGTCTTTTTTGGTCCAGCATGTAGTGTGGGGAACCTTTGTCACGAGATCATCCATGCTCTGGGATTCTATCATGAACACACGCGAACAGACCGGGATCAGCATGTCACCGTGAACTGGCAGAGCATCAAACCAa acaagaaaaggaACTTCAAGGTGAAACGTGGAGACACTTTCAACCTGCCATATGATCTAAACTCCATAATGCACTATGGGCA GTATTTTTTCAGTGTAGATGGAAGTCCGACTGTGTTGCCCAAACGGAGCGGAGTGAAGATGGGTCAGAGGACTCATCTGAGCCAACTGGACGTACAGAGACTGAACAAACTCTACCACTGTGGTAAAGACCTCTTAGCTACTGCCTGTCACCAAATGTTTCACTTGACTTCATTTTGCCCAACAACGCtaacacacatttcttctttcagacgaGCGGATGAAATAGCAGAAAAGGCTTTTGGTTACTAG